Genomic segment of Flavobacteriales bacterium:
TATAATGCAAAAATTGAGGTGCAGAAAGAAATTGGAGTCCACCACCATCCGTACAGATCCAAATTTTTCCAAATGAATCTTTATACAATTGCCAAACCCGTTCGCTTCTTAATCCATTTTCGGAATGGTAATGATAGTGTTGGTTTCCATCCAAAATATAAATCCCGCTACCCCAGGTGGAAATCCATATTTGTCCCCCATTTCCCAAAACCAGATCATTGAAGGATTCGGAAGCGGGAGGACGAATAAACAAGGTGTTAACTGAACCCTGAATATCGATTTTTATACAGAGTGAATCATTAATTGCGATGATTTGTCCCGCCCCATCCCGTGCCATTTTTTTTACGGAAATGGTAAATTGATTTAATGATTTAAAATCGGAAGTCGCGTGATGGATGCCTGATTTTGCTGCAATAAAAAATCCGCCCTTGCCATCCGCTTCAATATCGAAAATGGTTTCAATCTGTAGATCGGTAGTTACTTTTTTGATCTCCCCATTCTCTTCTTTGTACAATCCACCAGTAGCGCCAATGAACAATTGATGGTCGATCTCCTTAACAAAATAGATTTTTTCCGTTGAAGAAGAATCCAGTGTAATAATGCGAATGGTTTTATTGTTTTCAATTACACAAAAAGGAATTCCGGAACCGCCATACCAAACTCTGCCTTTGGAATCGGCAAAAATCATGGTGCTTGAATTGGCCGGCAAATTTTCTTCTTCACTGAGTGAACGAATTTCTTTTCCATCGAAACAAAAAATCCCACTTCCATCCGTTGCACACCAGATGCGTCCAAATGGATCTTCACTCATGCCCATGATGTACGAAGAGGGTAATCCCTGCTCCACATCCATAAAGCGCATTCCAAATTTAGAGCTGGCCTCATAACGCGAAGGAAGCGCCGGAGATTTTCGGAATGCTTTTGCCACAATAATCGAATCCTTCAACCCGAATACAGGTTGAAACGAAACGATAACGAAAAGCAAGGCAAGCAAGCGCTTTATTGGCATAGAGTAAATATAATGGAAAAGGCAATGATGCAACCAGAAAATTTCATGAAGAATGTTGGATTCAAGCCTTGCGCACTCTAATCATTCGCTCCTTACCCTGAAAATCATTGATGATAACGCTTTCTGACCATTTTTGGTTATGAAATAACTGCAGTGTTTCAGTCCCTAAATGTTCATTGATTTCCAGCCATAACTGTCCTTTTTCTTTCATCCACCCGGCAGCTTTATTTTCAATTATTTTATAAAACAACAAGGCGTCGTTATCGGAAACAAAAAGCGCCTCAGCCGGTTCGAAATTCAGCACATTGGGATGCATACTTTCTTTTTCCGCAATGGCGATGTAAGGGGGGTTGCTGACTATCACATCAAAATAATTATCCGGAAATTGGGTCGATGCTGCGAGAATATCACCCTGGTGAAAATGGACGTTGGATAAAAGTTGTTGTTGATTTTTTTGAGCAATCTGCAGAGCTTTTTCCGAAATATCGATAGCATGAACTTCGGAATCCGGTAATAGACGTTGCAGACTAATAGCTATGCATCCTGATCCGGTGCCGATATCCAGAATTTTGATATTCTCCCTGGATGCGTTTTCAGCAATGATGTGGTGCACCAATTCTTCCGTTTCGGGACGAGGAATTAAAACGCCTTCTTCCACAAAAAAATCAAACCCTGCAAAGGGCGCTTTTCCGAGAATGTATTGGAGCGGACGATGCCTGATTAAATCCTTTAACGCATAATGAAACTTTAAAAGTTCAGATTCAGATAAGCGCAAGGAATGATCCAGAATCACTTCCGATCGTTTTTTATTCAGGTATTCGTCACAAAGAATAAAAAACATGGAATCCGTTTCAGAAACACCATAATCAGGGTCCAGAAGCGCATGAAAACGAGCTCTGAGTGTAGATAAATGGTTGTCGGAAGGCAATTGCATGAAGCAAAACTAACCAAAAAGAAAGTCGGTGAAAAATTAGTTTGTAGATTTGGAGCTATGAACAAGCATGAGCACTATATGCAAAGGGCTTTGGAGTTGGCGCAATCGGGCTTAGGACTGGTTGAACCAAATCCCATGGTCGGTTGCGTAATTGTTTGCGATGACAAAATTATCGGTGAAGGATTTCATCATGAATTTGGTGGTCCGCATGCTGAAGTTGTAGCTATCCGTTCAGTAAAAAACCAGGAACTGCTACAGCGATCAACCCTCTACGTTACTTTGGAACCTTGTTCACATCATGGCAAAACGCCTCCTTGTTCGGATCTCATCATTGAAAAGGGAATTCCGCATGTAGTGATAGCCAACAGCGATCCATTTGAAAAAGTAAACGGCAGTGGAATTGAAAAACTCCGGGCTGCAGGTATTGAGGTTGAAGTGGGTGTTTTAGCGCAGGAAGGAAAAAAACTGAACAAGCGCTTTTTTACTTTTCATCAGAAAAAACGTCCCTACATCATTCTTAAATGGGCGCAAAGTGCAGATGGGTATATTGATAAAACGCGTGATGAAAAAAATAATCGTGCTACAAAAATATCCGGACAACAATCGCAGGTTTTAGTGCACCAATGGCGAACCCAGGAACAAGCGATTCTGGTGGGGAAAAACACGGCCTTGCTGGATAATCCCTACTTAACCGCAAGATTATATTCGGGGCGACAACCCAAACGTTTTGTTTTCGATCCACATCTTGAACTTTCTTCGAACCTGCATGTATTTGGTGAAGAAGCAGCAACCTATATTTTAAATTATCAGAAAAAGGACGATCTCAATCATTTGTATTACCGGGTTATTGAAAAGGATAATGTGCTTGAATCGTTGATGAATATTTTTTATGAAGAACAAATTCTATCGGTGCTAATAGAAGGAGGAACCTATACGTTGCAGCATTTTATTGACGCGGGTTTATGGGATGAAGCACGTGTATTTACCTCTCCCCTGTTCATTGGTGAAGGAATAAAATCGCCACAACTTTCCCGCACGGCGAATGAGCATTACAGCATCGGCGAAGATCATCTCACCATCATCTATAACGTATAGTATGATTTACCTTGCATTGAGTATTTTATTCTCTACTTCACTTTTGGTGATCTTCAAGTTTTTCGAAAAACACGGCATCAACAATACGGTTGGTATTATTGTCAATTACATCACCGCTGCCAGTACTGGTTTCATCATGAGTGGAAAAGCGCCGGATATTTCGCTGATAGCAGGAAGTGAATGGTCGCCCTTTGCCATGTTGATCGGAACTATTTTTGTGAGTTTGTTTTTCACCATTGCCATCAGCGCGCAAAAAAACGGAATGGCTATTACCTCCGTTGCCAATAAAATGTCGCTGGTAATTCCCACCATCGCTGCGGTGTTTTTATACCAGGAATCTTTGCAGTTTTTAACGATTGTTGGAATTGTTCTCGCATTAACCGGTGTTGTATTTACGGCATTGAAATCCGACCAAAACAATCACCTCAACCGCAGTGCGTTTCTTTTTCCTGCTATTATATTTTTAGGTAGCGGAATATCGGATACGTTGTTAAAGTATGTCCAGTTCTATTATCTCCACAATGTAACCGTTGAATATTTTTCTGCTGTTTTATTTGCAACGGCAGGTTCGGCTGGAATCATCATTTTTATTTTTATGCAATTCAAAAAGCGTCAGAAAATCCGTATCAAGGATATTCTTGGAGGAATTGCATTAGGTATCCCCAACTATTTTTCAATCCACTATTTGTTTTTGGCACTGGATCAAAAAGGAATTAATTCATCTACACTAATTCCCATCAACAATATCGGAATCGTTGTTGCTTCTGCTTTGGTGGGACTCCTCTTCTTTTCGGAGAAATACAGTATGTTGAATAAAATCGGACTTTTGTTAAGTGTCCTTGCCATTGTTCTTATTGCATTGGTATAACAACAATGGATCCGCTTTTTACATATCATTCCATTTCTGAACCTGCAGAAGGTTTGTATAAAGAAAAAGGATCTCGTTTTATAGCCTATGCCTTTCCCGTAAACAACGAGGAAAAAATAAAAGAGTATCTGCAACAATTAAGAAAAAAACATTTTGATGCGCGTCACCATTGCTACGCTTTCCGACTCGGAGCCGATGGAAAACATTACCGTGCCAACGACGATCAGGAACCTGCCGGAAGTGCGGGAAAGCCGATTCATGGTCAACTTCTCTCGTTTAATGTCACCAATATCCTTCTTGTGGTGGTCCGTTATTTTGGCGGCACAAAACTTGGCGTAGGAGGATTGATTCAGGCCTACAAAGCCGCAGCTGAAGATTGTCTGAACCATGCATCGATAAATGAATACCCCATTGAAAAATCCATTCATTGTGAATTTCCCTATGAAAAATACAATGAAGTGATGAAGCATTTAAGGGATTGTCAGTTTCGTGATCATACACAACGTATCGACGAACAATGTGTACTTGAAGGAACAATTCCACTCAAAAACGAATCGAGTCTGATTCAAAAATTTGAACGATTATCCGGATTAACCTATCGTATTGAAGAATACCAGCCATGAAAAATTTAGACCTGCTTAAGAAACTTTGTTCCATTCACGCACCCTCGGGTGATGAAGGTGATTTAACTAAGTTCATTTTGAATTACGTTAAGAAGAACAGTAAAAACTGGAAACAAAAACCTACCGTTTACAGTGGAGAAGAATTTCATGATACGATCATTCTTGTTTTCGGAAAACCCAAAACCGCCATCTACGCGCATCTCGATTCCATCGGATATACCGTTGGATACGAACGGGATTTAATTCGTATTGGAGGACCTAAACCCAGTGATGGTGATATACTGGTGGGAAGAGATTCCAAAGGAAAAATTGAATGTGAATTGATGTTGATCGACCATGAAGACGGATCGCGCTCGCTGGAATATTTATATAAACGTCCGATTGAGCGTGGCACTTCCCTCACATTTAAACCGAATTGGAGAGAAACAAAAGAGTATGTGCAATGCTGCTATATGGATAACCGACTTGGGGTGTGGACCGCTCTGCAAGTGGCCGAGAGTTTAGAAAATGGAGCCATTGTTTTTTCCACCTACGAAGAACACGGCGGTAACAGTGTTGGATTTTTAGCGCGTTTTCTATTGGAGAAATACAAGATCAGGCAATCGTTAATTGCAGATATCAGTTGGATTACCCACGGCATCAAAGCCGGTAAGGGTCCCGTTATTTCCATGCGCGACGGCAGTATTCCACGTCAAAGTTATGTTCGAAAGATTATTGAGCTGGCGAAAAAAAGTAAAGTTCCTTTCCAATTGGAAGTAGAAAGCGCAGGAGGAAGCGACGGTACTTCCATACAGCGAAGTGATGTATTGGTGGACTGGTGTTTTATTGGTGCAGCAGAAACTGATGTGCACACGCCGAATGAGAAAGTACACAAGAAAGATATCCAATCGATGGTGGATCTCTATAAGTACCTCATGAAAAAAATCTGACCCGAAGGAATTCTCCGGGTCAGACAATTTTAAAAACAAAATGATTATTCTTCTACCGGACCGAGAATCTCAACCAGACGAATATCGAAGGTGAGGTCTTTACCAGCCAATGGGTGATTCGCATCTACAAGAATGGTATCTGCATCAACTTCACGAACCACAACGATGAATTGTTGTCCATCGGGTGTTTCAGAAACCAATTCCATTCCCACTTCAGGCTGCATATCTTCCGGCAAATGTTCGCGCGGAACACGTTGCATCATTTCTTCCATCACTGGACCATAAGCTTCATCTGAAGGAATGGTAACGTTTACTATATCATTTACAACCATACCAACCACTGCATTTTCGAAACCGGGAATCAACATTCCGCTTCCGATAGCGAATTCGAGTGGTTCTGCATTTTCTGAAGAATCGAACACTGTTCCATCCGACAATTTTCCGGTGTAATGCACACGCACTACATCATTTAATTTTGCTTGCGACATATTTTTTTAATTTTTAATTATTGGGTCCGGAAAAAAAATCTGAAACAAGACCCGTAGGAATGGAATAGAGACTAATTCTGAACTCGGTACAAATTTACTTTATATTCCCCAATAATGAAAACCTTCATTTTCGCGTTACAAGAGTGAGATTTACCTACTTTTACCATTATGATAAACAACAACCAGGAATTAAACTTCCTCGAAGGTCCGAGGTCGAGATGGAAAGAATTAGGATTTGCCTTGCGTGTATTTTGGGAATTTATCCGTGGATTTCGTGCATTGCACTTTAGTGGACCCTGCGTAACTATTTTCGGATCAGCGCGATTTAAAGAAGGACATCCATCCTATGAATTAACCCGGGAGGTGGCCGGAAAAATGGCCGGACTCGGATTTACGGTGTTAACAGGCGGGGGTCCCGGCATTATGGAAGCGGCCAATCGGGGTGCTAAAGAAAACGGCGGAAAAAGTGTTGGTTGTAATATTGAACTACCATTTGAGCAACATCCGAATCCATATTTAGACCGGTGGGTAACCATGCGTTACTTTTTTGTGCGTAAGGTTTTGCTTACCAAATATTCATACGCATTTGTGGTGATGCCCGGAGGATTTGGTACACTGGATGAATTCTTTGAAGCCCTCACCCTGGTGCAAACGAAAAAATTAAAACCATTTCCCATTGTAATCATGGGGAAAGATTACCACAAACATTTGCTGGAACATGTCGATCTGATGATAAAGCACGGAACGATTTCTTCCGACGATCTCAATTATTTTTGCGTTACCGATTCAGTGGAAGAAGCGGTCCGTCATATTGAGGAACATTCCATTATTAAGTTTGATCTGAAGAACAAAAAATCTCCACGACCAAATCCGATTTTGGGTGAACGAAAATAATTTTAGTTACAACCTCCGGAAGGTGCCTCAGAATAATCGAATGTAAGATTCGTGCATTCAACAAATCCTTCTTGTCCACCCTTTACCTTTTTAAAATCGACCCCGGGTTGATAGTAAAACACATCACCTGGTGCAAGCGATTTTATTTCTGCGCCTGCTTTTGCGTAAATGGTATTTGTTCCACCGCGTGAAATCAGCTTGGCTCCCGATTCGAGAAATATGATACTGTTTCCTCCATTTTCTTTCAACTTGGCACCACTGCAAACCCATAATACATTTCTGCCTTTATTGGCCGTCATATTATGATCTACAACAATAGCAACAGAAGGAATTTTATACACACAAGGTGATACTTCAATGGTGCCGGTAAATGGAGTTTGAGAAGGAACAAACTTATTGCAGGCACTTGCAAAAAGCACCATCAGCATAAAGTAAAATCCACCTCTGCTTTTCATCCTTAGTAATTAAT
This window contains:
- the prmC gene encoding peptide chain release factor N(5)-glutamine methyltransferase, translating into MQLPSDNHLSTLRARFHALLDPDYGVSETDSMFFILCDEYLNKKRSEVILDHSLRLSESELLKFHYALKDLIRHRPLQYILGKAPFAGFDFFVEEGVLIPRPETEELVHHIIAENASRENIKILDIGTGSGCIAISLQRLLPDSEVHAIDISEKALQIAQKNQQQLLSNVHFHQGDILAASTQFPDNYFDVIVSNPPYIAIAEKESMHPNVLNFEPAEALFVSDNDALLFYKIIENKAAGWMKEKGQLWLEINEHLGTETLQLFHNQKWSESVIINDFQGKERMIRVRKA
- the ribD gene encoding bifunctional diaminohydroxyphosphoribosylaminopyrimidine deaminase/5-amino-6-(5-phosphoribosylamino)uracil reductase RibD produces the protein MNKHEHYMQRALELAQSGLGLVEPNPMVGCVIVCDDKIIGEGFHHEFGGPHAEVVAIRSVKNQELLQRSTLYVTLEPCSHHGKTPPCSDLIIEKGIPHVVIANSDPFEKVNGSGIEKLRAAGIEVEVGVLAQEGKKLNKRFFTFHQKKRPYIILKWAQSADGYIDKTRDEKNNRATKISGQQSQVLVHQWRTQEQAILVGKNTALLDNPYLTARLYSGRQPKRFVFDPHLELSSNLHVFGEEAATYILNYQKKDDLNHLYYRVIEKDNVLESLMNIFYEEQILSVLIEGGTYTLQHFIDAGLWDEARVFTSPLFIGEGIKSPQLSRTANEHYSIGEDHLTIIYNV
- a CDS encoding DMT family transporter, which codes for MIYLALSILFSTSLLVIFKFFEKHGINNTVGIIVNYITAASTGFIMSGKAPDISLIAGSEWSPFAMLIGTIFVSLFFTIAISAQKNGMAITSVANKMSLVIPTIAAVFLYQESLQFLTIVGIVLALTGVVFTALKSDQNNHLNRSAFLFPAIIFLGSGISDTLLKYVQFYYLHNVTVEYFSAVLFATAGSAGIIIFIFMQFKKRQKIRIKDILGGIALGIPNYFSIHYLFLALDQKGINSSTLIPINNIGIVVASALVGLLFFSEKYSMLNKIGLLLSVLAIVLIALV
- a CDS encoding YigZ family protein, which encodes MDPLFTYHSISEPAEGLYKEKGSRFIAYAFPVNNEEKIKEYLQQLRKKHFDARHHCYAFRLGADGKHYRANDDQEPAGSAGKPIHGQLLSFNVTNILLVVVRYFGGTKLGVGGLIQAYKAAAEDCLNHASINEYPIEKSIHCEFPYEKYNEVMKHLRDCQFRDHTQRIDEQCVLEGTIPLKNESSLIQKFERLSGLTYRIEEYQP
- a CDS encoding aminopeptidase, which gives rise to MKNLDLLKKLCSIHAPSGDEGDLTKFILNYVKKNSKNWKQKPTVYSGEEFHDTIILVFGKPKTAIYAHLDSIGYTVGYERDLIRIGGPKPSDGDILVGRDSKGKIECELMLIDHEDGSRSLEYLYKRPIERGTSLTFKPNWRETKEYVQCCYMDNRLGVWTALQVAESLENGAIVFSTYEEHGGNSVGFLARFLLEKYKIRQSLIADISWITHGIKAGKGPVISMRDGSIPRQSYVRKIIELAKKSKVPFQLEVESAGGSDGTSIQRSDVLVDWCFIGAAETDVHTPNEKVHKKDIQSMVDLYKYLMKKI
- a CDS encoding peptidylprolyl isomerase, with translation MSQAKLNDVVRVHYTGKLSDGTVFDSSENAEPLEFAIGSGMLIPGFENAVVGMVVNDIVNVTIPSDEAYGPVMEEMMQRVPREHLPEDMQPEVGMELVSETPDGQQFIVVVREVDADTILVDANHPLAGKDLTFDIRLVEILGPVEE
- a CDS encoding TIGR00730 family Rossman fold protein, with the protein product MINNNQELNFLEGPRSRWKELGFALRVFWEFIRGFRALHFSGPCVTIFGSARFKEGHPSYELTREVAGKMAGLGFTVLTGGGPGIMEAANRGAKENGGKSVGCNIELPFEQHPNPYLDRWVTMRYFFVRKVLLTKYSYAFVVMPGGFGTLDEFFEALTLVQTKKLKPFPIVIMGKDYHKHLLEHVDLMIKHGTISSDDLNYFCVTDSVEEAVRHIEEHSIIKFDLKNKKSPRPNPILGERK